A stretch of DNA from Patescibacteria group bacterium:
TTTGAAATGTTTAGTATCTATTTTCATATTTTTATAATATCAAGAATAATATTAAAAATCAATCTTATTTAAGCATATTAATCTATGCTAAAGTTTGGGCGAAGATAGTCTTCCTAATATCTCTTCAAAAGTTTCTACGCTTGATGTTATTATTATTGTCTCTTTATCTAAGAAAGAGTAAAGAATATCTATCTGGCCATTTTGACTGTAGATTATCCGCGTATCGTGATTTTTTATTATTCTGTCTTGGAAGATTTGGTCAATAGAACTGCTGTCGCCAGTATATGGCAATAGCGAACTTAAATCATTTTTCATCGTCTTCTCCCATTTTAGCATTAATGCAAAAATATTTTCATAAGACCTTGCTTTGAAGATTATAAATGGTTCATTTTTTTCTATAGAATAAACTCCAAACATAAATTTATCGCTTAGAAAACTTGAAAATCCAAGAGGCGTATTGATTCCAATGCTTTTCAAAAATTGTTCTGACGTTAGAATAAGATTAGATTCATCTATGAAAATAAAATCGGTCAGACTGCCAAGCTTGGTGTCTGTAAGTATTAAATTGTTTATTATATTTTTATTTTCTTCTTGTTTATTTTTAAGAAGTGTAATGATCTTCTGTTCATTTGGCAGAATAAGCGGTGTCGGTAAATTTTGTTTGGAAGCCTCTTTTTTCCCTTGAGAGTTTTTCTTTTGTATTACGGTATAACTGAAAACTCCGGCACTTATTATGACGAGCATTATAACCGCTATTGTTATAAGTTTATTTGGCCAGTTGGTGTAAGATTTAGATATTTTTAACCCTTGCTTTTGAGCTTGTTTGCCGGCAATATCAATGATCGACATTTTTTGCCGGTTGATATATTCCTGCATATCACTTTTCATTGTGCGTAAGATCGGTTTTTTCAGGGAGTTTGTTTCTGTATTTTTTTCTTGCTGATTATCTGGGGAAGGAATTTGATTAATACCTTCTGTTGTTATTATTTTTTCCGTTTCCTCGTTCATTGTTTCTATTATACCCTACTTGTTCACTCGAGCCAGGTCTTGCGCCTCCTTGTGATGGTTTAGCGCCTTTTTTTTCAGCGTAAAGAGGGTCAGCTGATTTGATAGACAGATTTACTCTCCCTTTTTCATCAATCTCTTTTACTATGACAGGGACAGTATCGCCTATATTTACAACATCAGTTACTTTGTCTATTCTAAACGGGGCAATTTCTGATACGTGGACTAATCCTTCTGTATTGTGCCCTATCTTTACCATAGCGCCAAAGTCAAATAGTCTTGTCACTACACCGTCAAATTTTTCCCCGGCATGATATTCTCTGGTAATATCTTCAACTATTTTCTTGGCTTTTTCTACGGCGTCTTTTTTGCCGGTTATGAAGACACTGCCGTCTTGCTCAATATCAATTTCGCTCCCGGTCTCTTCAATTATTGATTTGATGACTTTTCCGCCCGGGCCGATTACCTCGCCTATTTTCTCCGGGTTTATCATTATTTTTATAATTTTTGGAGCGGCTTCTTTCGTTTCTGGCCTTGGGGCAGAGATTGCTTCTGTGATTTTGTCTAATATTTTGAGTCTGGCTTTTTTGGCTCCTTCAAGAGCTTCAATAAGGATTTTAGAAGGGATACCTTCAACTTTTACATCCATCTGTATGGCTGTAACTCCTTCTTTTGTTCCGGCTACTTTAAAGTCCATATCCCCATGATGGTCTTCCGGTCCTTGAATGTCGGTTAGCACCTTGTATTCTTGTTCACTTCCGCCAGCTGGCGGGGCGGATTTCGCTTCGCTTCCGCCACGGGCGGATTTCGCTTCGCTCAACATCAAGCCCATGGCAATACCGGCAACCGGATTCTTAATAGGTACGCCGGCATCCATTAAGGCAAGAGTTGAGGCGCAAACTGAACCCATAGAAGTAGAGCCGTTTGAAGCCATTGATTCAGAAACGATACGAATAGTGTATGGAAATTCGTCTTTGCTTGGGAGTACTGCTTCAAGCGCTTTTTCCGCCAAGGCTCCATGTCCGACAGCCCTGCGATTTATTCCGCCCATTCTTCCTACATCTCCGACTGAAAAAGGAGGAAAATTGTAGTGATGCATAAAACGCTTTTCTGTCTGGACCTCCATTCCTTCTACAAGTTGGACTTCTTTCGGTCCGCCTAGTGTCAGTACTGAGAGCACATGAGTTCCTCCGCGGAAAAATATCCCGGACCCATGGAGAAGATCTGATAATGCTCCGGCTTTGGCAAAAAGAGGGCGCACTTCGTCCATCGCTCTGCCGTCCGGTCTTCTATTTGAGAAAATAGCTTCTTTGTGCACGAATTTATCTATCTCTGACTCAAAGTAATCGCCTGCAATAGGCATCTCTTCAGGTAGAGCTTCTTTTATAACTCCAAGCCAGAAATCTTTAAGAGGGTTTATTTCACTTGTTGTATTGCTGAATATAACTTCTTCCAGTTTTACGGCAATATGTTCCATAAACAATTTTTTCAATTCTTCTGATGGTTTTTTCTCTTCAATCGCAACTTTTTCTTTGCCAATATCGTTTATTATTTGTTTTTGGAAGTCTTCAATTTTCTTTAATTCTTTTTCAGCGAGAAGGAAAGCTTCTTTGATTTTGCCTTCACTTACTTCTTTTGCGCCGGCTTCTATCATATTTATCTTGCCTTCTTTACCGCAGATTAAGATATCAATCGGGGAATCAATTCTTTGTGGGTAAGCAGGATTAACAATAAATTTTCCTTCTTGTTCACCGATTCGTACAGCAGAGACAGGCCCGTTCCATGGAGTCTCAGATGTGGCGATAGCCAAAGAGGCGGCAATGATTGAAGGCACATCAGGGTCGTTGTTTTCATCTATGGCAAGGACTGTTATTACTACCTGAATCTCGTTTCTCATTGATTGGTTGAAGAGCGGTCTGATTGTCCTATCAATAGCTCTTCCGGCAAGGATTGCTTCGTCAGTCGGCCTTCCCTCTCTCCTTATAAAGCGGCTACCGAGTATTTGACCGGCAGCATAAAAACGCTCTTCGTAGTCAACTACCAGAGGGAAATAGCCTATATCTTTTTCTTTTTTAGTCATTACGACTGTTGCAAGAACAGTCGTTTCTCCATATTTTACAATAACGGATCCGCTTGTTTGGTCTGCTAAATTTGTGAATTCGGCGATAAGCGTCTTTCCGCCTATCTCCATAGAGTACTCTTTTGTATGCATAAATTTGACGCTTAGAGATATTTGATTATCAGATTTTAGAACACGAAACAGCTTATTCCTGTTCTACCTATCTGACAACCTAAATCTTAAACGAGTATTAATGGTAATTTACTTGTAATGACTTGATTATACAATTTTTTACCTCTTTATCAAGTATTTGTCTTTATCTTCACTTAGGTCAACGAAGTCGTCGGCGGCTTCCCGTATCTGCCCTGAAGCTGATTTACCGAAAGCGATAACTTCAACCTGCGTGCTAAAAGTGCTTTTGAGATAATTTATAAGAGGAGCGAAGTCTCCGTCTCCTGAGATAATGACCACTGCGTCAAGGCGAGGAGCAAGACGAATGGCGTCAACGGCTATTCCCACATCCCAGTCGGCTTTTTTTGCTCCGCCAAAGAATATCTGAAGGTCTTTAGTCTTCGTCTCTATCCCAAGGTTAGTAAGCGCCTCAAAGAAGCTCTTCTCTTCCCCGGATTCGGTGGTGATGACATAGGCAAGGGCTCTTATAAGCTGCCTGCCGGCAACAGCCGTCTTCATAACTTCAGCGAAGTTTACTCTAGCTTTGTATAAATTTTTAGCGCTATGATACAAGTTCTGAGTATCTATGAATACTCCTACTCGTTGATTTTTATGTTTTACTACTGACATGTTGTCTAGCCAATCCGCCGCGGCGGATTGGCTAATAGATTATTTTTTAAGATTTAATTTTTTGATTAGAGATTTGTATCTTTTTTCGTCTTTTTTGGAAAGGTAGTTAAGAATAGTTCTTCTGTCGGCAACCATCTGCAATAGGCCCTTTCGTGAATGATTGTCATTTTTATGTTTTTTTAGATGATTTGTCAGCTCTTTTATCTTTTCTGATAATACGGCAACCTGAATTTCAGGTGAACCGGTATCGGTTTTATGCACCTGGTGCTTTTTTATAATAAGTTGTTTCTTCTTGGTTAATAACATGATTTTATTAATTTAACATAAAATCCTTTAAGATGCAAGGCATGTCAGAAAAATACCATCCGCCAGCTGGCGGATGGTATTTTCATTATTTAACGTTTTCAACAATCTTTTCAAACACTGCCGGTCGTTTTTCTGCTATTTCGGCCAGTATTTTCCTGTCTATTTCAATATTTTTCTTTTTTAAAATATCTATAAATTTGCTATATGAGAAGCCAAGCGGCCTAAGAGCGGCATTTATCTTTACCTGCCAAAGAGCTCTAAACTCTCGTTTTTTCTTTCTTCTGTGCGCGAATGCGTGAGTGCCGGCCTTTTGGATGGCTTGTTTGGCTGATCTTTCCTTTGTACTGCGCCCAAAACGATATCCTTTTGTCTGCTTAAGGACATTACGTCTTCTTTTTGTTGCAATTGTTCCTCTTTTAACTCGTGTCATATGTTAGTTATTAGTTGTTGTATGGAAGAAAACGGCTTAAATTTTTAGCGCTGATATTGAAAGATGTAAGACCTTTTTTACTCATTGTTTTACTACCGCTTTCTTTAGCATTAAAATGTCCTTGTCCGGGCTTTCTAGCCAAGACTTTGCCTTTCTTGGTTATTTTAAAACGTTTTTGAAATGATTTGTTTGTTTTTGAACCTTTCATTTTATTTATTTTTATTTATTTCTATTATTACGCTTATTCCCTTTGGGCCTTTTCTTGGTCCGTCGGCAATTTTATGATTTTCACTCACGAAATTAAGCACGCGCTTCAATCTTTCTTCTATAAAGTTTTTATCAAGGTATTTTGCTCTTCCTTTTAAGACAAGGTCTATTTTTACCCTGTCGCCTCTTTTTAAGAATTCAGATACTTTCTTAGCTTTTAGCTCAAGGTCGTGTTCTGATGTTCCTATCCCTATCTTTATGTTCTTGATCTCAACCGTCTTGGCTTTCTTTCCGGCTTCTTTTTCTTTCTTCTGCTCCTGATATTGGAATTTACCATAATCCATTATTTTTGCAACAGGAGGCTTGGCTGTCGGAGATATCTCTATCAGGTCAAGCTCTTTCTCTTTAGCTTTTTTGAGTGCTTCTTCTGTTGAGATTACGCCAAGGTTTTCACCATCATCAGATATAACTCTTAATTCAGGCGCGGTTATTTGATTGTTTAGTCTTAATTTCTTCAGATTATTTAAATTATGGATAGTTAAGATAACGAGCCGATTTTTATAAAGCTCGTGCATAAAGAATCCAGTGCTTTACATATTAGCAAAAAGCTTTTAAAAATACAAGGGTTTAGCAAGCTTCTCCGTAAATAGTGTCAACGTGGCAGGTTGACATATTGGTCATTAAAAAGGCGCTTCATTTTCATGAAGCGCCTTTAGGAGGAGATTTTTTCTTATCTTTCCCATACCGCGCTTCCTTATAAGCGGGATGGGCTTT
This window harbors:
- the rpsO gene encoding 30S ribosomal protein S15, translating into MLLTKKKQLIIKKHQVHKTDTGSPEIQVAVLSEKIKELTNHLKKHKNDNHSRKGLLQMVADRRTILNYLSKKDEKRYKSLIKKLNLKK
- a CDS encoding 50S ribosomal protein L35, which gives rise to MKGSKTNKSFQKRFKITKKGKVLARKPGQGHFNAKESGSKTMSKKGLTSFNISAKNLSRFLPYNN
- the infC gene encoding translation initiation factor IF-3, yielding MHELYKNRLVILTIHNLNNLKKLRLNNQITAPELRVISDDGENLGVISTEEALKKAKEKELDLIEISPTAKPPVAKIMDYGKFQYQEQKKEKEAGKKAKTVEIKNIKIGIGTSEHDLELKAKKVSEFLKRGDRVKIDLVLKGRAKYLDKNFIEERLKRVLNFVSENHKIADGPRKGPKGISVIIEINKNK
- the rplT gene encoding 50S ribosomal protein L20; the encoded protein is MTRVKRGTIATKRRRNVLKQTKGYRFGRSTKERSAKQAIQKAGTHAFAHRRKKKREFRALWQVKINAALRPLGFSYSKFIDILKKKNIEIDRKILAEIAEKRPAVFEKIVENVK
- a CDS encoding NYN domain-containing protein, whose protein sequence is MSVVKHKNQRVGVFIDTQNLYHSAKNLYKARVNFAEVMKTAVAGRQLIRALAYVITTESGEEKSFFEALTNLGIETKTKDLQIFFGGAKKADWDVGIAVDAIRLAPRLDAVVIISGDGDFAPLINYLKSTFSTQVEVIAFGKSASGQIREAADDFVDLSEDKDKYLIKR
- a CDS encoding polyribonucleotide nucleotidyltransferase, which produces MHTKEYSMEIGGKTLIAEFTNLADQTSGSVIVKYGETTVLATVVMTKKEKDIGYFPLVVDYEERFYAAGQILGSRFIRREGRPTDEAILAGRAIDRTIRPLFNQSMRNEIQVVITVLAIDENNDPDVPSIIAASLAIATSETPWNGPVSAVRIGEQEGKFIVNPAYPQRIDSPIDILICGKEGKINMIEAGAKEVSEGKIKEAFLLAEKELKKIEDFQKQIINDIGKEKVAIEEKKPSEELKKLFMEHIAVKLEEVIFSNTTSEINPLKDFWLGVIKEALPEEMPIAGDYFESEIDKFVHKEAIFSNRRPDGRAMDEVRPLFAKAGALSDLLHGSGIFFRGGTHVLSVLTLGGPKEVQLVEGMEVQTEKRFMHHYNFPPFSVGDVGRMGGINRRAVGHGALAEKALEAVLPSKDEFPYTIRIVSESMASNGSTSMGSVCASTLALMDAGVPIKNPVAGIAMGLMLSEAKSARGGSEAKSAPPAGGSEQEYKVLTDIQGPEDHHGDMDFKVAGTKEGVTAIQMDVKVEGIPSKILIEALEGAKKARLKILDKITEAISAPRPETKEAAPKIIKIMINPEKIGEVIGPGGKVIKSIIEETGSEIDIEQDGSVFITGKKDAVEKAKKIVEDITREYHAGEKFDGVVTRLFDFGAMVKIGHNTEGLVHVSEIAPFRIDKVTDVVNIGDTVPVIVKEIDEKGRVNLSIKSADPLYAEKKGAKPSQGGARPGSSEQVGYNRNNERGNGKNNNNRRY